From one Brachypodium distachyon strain Bd21 chromosome 4, Brachypodium_distachyon_v3.0, whole genome shotgun sequence genomic stretch:
- the LOC100828120 gene encoding iron-sulfur cluster co-chaperone protein HscB, mitochondrial, with translation MWRRAGPIRLHLAAIAGRRIRPPPQPPTPQATFSSSASSSSSFHHNLGAFRDSIGARSRSLSNQTGGSGDGECWSCGAKGVFLSCGSCRSVQPVDPAVDYFRIFGLDRGYNIKDNNLEGKYKDWQKKLHPDLVHSKSEKERAFAAEQSALVIDAYRTLSKPLPRALYLLQLEGIHVDEEKTINDQELLMEMMEIRESVSDSSDSQTLEKIQSQMKRKVETWSNSFQEAFDKGDFDRAVEATQRMRYYERAMEETVKKL, from the exons ATGTGGCGTCGAGCCGGGCCGatccgcctccacctcgccgcaatcgccggccgccggatccgACCACCTCCACAACCCCCTACACCCCAAGCCACCTTCTCTTCGTCCgcctcctcttcatcctcTTTCCACCATAATCTTGGAGCCTTCCGGGATTCCATCGGGGCTCGCTCTCGAAGCTTGTCGAACCAGactggcggcagcggcgacggcgagtgCTGGAGCTGCGGAGCGAAGGGGGTATTCCTATCCTGCGGGTCCTGCAGGAGCGTGCAGCCTGTCGACCCCGCCGTCGACTACTTCCGAATCTTTGGCCT GGACAGAGGATACAATATAAAGGATAACAACTTAGAAGGGAAGTACAAAGACTGGCAGAAGAAGTTGCACCCTGACCTTGTTCATTCTAAATCTGAG AAAGAGAGAGCTTTTGCTGCTGAGCAGTCAGCACTTGTGATTGATGCATATCGCACGCTGAGCAAACCTTTACCAAGGGCATTATACTTG CTGCAACTTGAGGGGATACACGTTGATGAGGAGAAGACTATAAACGACCAAGAACTTCTTATGGAG ATGATGGAGATACGTGAATCAGTTAGTGATTCCAGTGATTCACAAACTCTGGAGAAGATCCAATCTCAG ATGAAGAGGAAGGTCGAAACCTGGTCCAATTCCTTCCAGGAAGCGTTTGACAAAGGGGATTTTGATCGTGCAGTGGAAGCTACACAGAGGATGAGATACTATGAACGTGCAATGGAAGAAACTGTGAAGAAGCTCTAA
- the LOC104584403 gene encoding uncharacterized protein LOC104584403 isoform X1, whose product MDRAVEEAHTAVCEICGSSKNQEVMVNCTQCNAYRHCYCLEVVAFEIKGKWCCYECQKNANGDPEPIQGEKTEFQRPLHGCDLRKESKTPILDNNCRNKTPQRYENSKVKYIPCEEAALLSKERWTAHNRPKFVVRHTTLVHPASPNMKCMSPSRQVLPALRNVKPSSSMKSILPSMKQSRSMVCVSPSRSETEVFASQRCTVASQNTIKVDVNMQQRIQSGIPISKVLPHSTKGEVKENVHQLQDAPREVKVASADKGASNSWADDQHSGESAFSSSVPTDADIGCESGSKSLHHHIDMPVIINSSVEYARRPPPQPICWTGCFLASAGENIDLGEFEAYLPSRVSSKVRNITKKMPNNLQLEIQPRMNYWPKAFEKTRPVYNDIALLFFPTKLDCNGKKRPRPLEIQCGFAMKTYVDDMMLLIYNSEVLPPDSQWIDGESYLWGVFLKPRLKSSSARFGSVL is encoded by the exons ATGGACCGCGCAGTG GAAGAGGCACACACTGCAGTGTGTGAGATATGTGGCAGTAGCAAGAATCAAGAGGTCATGGTAAACTGCACTCAGTGTAATGCCTATCGTCACTG TTATTGCTTGGAGGTGGTGGCATTTGAAATAAAAGGTAAATGGTGTTGCTATGAATGCCAAAAGAATGCTAATGGGGATCCAGAACCTATTCAAG GTGAAAAAACTGAGTTTCAAAGGCCATTACATGGTTGTGATCTTAGAAAGGAAAGTAAAACTCCAATACTGGATAACAATTGCAGGAATAAAACTCCGCAGCGTTATGAAAATTCTAAAGTGAAATACATTCCCTGCGAAGAGGCAGCGTTGTTGAGTAAAGAGAGGTGGACAGCTCATAACAGGCCAAAGTTTGTTGTGCGGCATACTACCTTGGTCCATCCTGCATCTCCAAATATGAAGTGCATGTCTCCCAGTAGACAGGTTCTTCCTGCTCTTAGAAATGTGAAACCATCCTCCAGTATGAAGTCCATTCTTCCCAGTATGAAACAGTCGCGCAGTATGGTATGTGTATCTCCCAGTAGGAGTGAGACTGAAGTGTTTGCCTCACAAAGATGCACTGTTGCAAGTCAAAACACGATAAAAGTTGATGTAAACATGCAACAAAGAATACAATCAG GTATACCAATTTCTAAGGTTCTTCCACATAGTACAAAAGGAGAAGTTAAAGAAAATGTTCATCAGCTTCAAGATGCGCCTAGGGAAGTGAAGGTAGCCAGTGCAGATAAAGGAGCAAGTAACTCTTGGGCAGACGATCAACATAGTGGGGAAAGTGCTTTCAGTTCTTCAG TGCCAACAGATGCTGATATCGGATGTGAATCTGGATCAAAAAGCCTGCACCACCATATAGACATGCCAGTGATCATCAACTCAAGTGTGGAGTATGCAAGACGCCCTCCACCACAACCAATCTGTTGGAC GGGATGCTTTCTTGCCTCTGCTGGAGAAAATATTGATCTGGGAGAATTTGAAGCATACCTCCCATCTAGAGTATCATCTAAAGTTCGTAATATCACCAAGAAGATGCCTAACAATCTGCAATTGGAGATACAGCCTCGAATGAATTACTGGCCAAAGGCTTTTGAGAAAACACGCCCAGTTTATAATGACATCGCGTTGTTATTTTTCCCTACTAAACTTGACTG CAATGGAAAAAAGCGTCCTCGTCCCTTGGAGATCCAGTGCGGTTTTGCCATGAAGACTTATGTCGACGACATGATGTTGTTGATATATAACTCAGAAGTGCTTCCACCTGATTCTCAGT GGATTGACGGAGAGAGCTACTTATGGGGTGTTTTTCTGAAGCCAAGGCTTAAGAGCAGTTCTGCGCGGTTTGGTTCAGTTTTGTGA
- the LOC100842669 gene encoding putative pentatricopeptide repeat-containing protein At5g06400, mitochondrial, which yields MARRNAATRLLASSPPPFHSSHHQHHHRRRLPLHLPASRSKTSSSKPPRPSPRTDSAGAACNPAALAGPRPSLFQEISGLVASAAGTGNDPPFQPRVNEQVWSGDEALLQRTEGACRKAPKDAAATSASFTGRIPDQGVPDGHSDNRGAPCAYAKGAAPSWGSSCQLVGDGNAQDSDIDNISADVQRVTEVLRSEVPGSPVEQRLGNLGVTYTPRLVNMVLNRCFKKRHLGCRFFYWVKQLPGFRHTTETYNTMMYIAGEERSFGLMVELMDEMDQEMCPKDVKTWTIIIASYGKARKTSNMLSTFHAMKKSGSVTVDTHVYRRILRALCNDARHELALEFYKDMPKNMDVGSDILRLLLCLLAGANNAEAVFLIRDDMVKSTRYPEEYCYLEVLRSFCVSGKIVEAQKVFQQMTNKSMDSSSAFETLLRGLCKSGRMDEALQVMEHMKNRSCISSTAFGFLIDGYLRKGERMKALELLRGMREYGCVPLASSYTQLMQHLFTFDQYEAACELYEEMQKNGVPPDIVTITALIAGHISNGHISKAWDVLRRIKENGQRPTMKAYTVFIQELCKASRPLESLELLKEMLESDFRPSEEIFYRVVCALRDNNYLEEASNVEKIHASFDLRRPKEEIGCRPLEKIDKIDEFQKFCKSDPERKKMMSQSIGHPSDKDSEVSRCSVYVEAHHTEQTKGYCDEDVEEMCQVLSSSDNWSLMQQALEMKPLQFTPNLVNAVMKRCKRKGHAALKFFSWVSRLTYYMHTTETYNTAMKLAGSAKDFKHMRHLYREMAGAQCSPTVDTWNVMICQYGNAGLSEMALDTFYQMKQQGFQPDKTTYNHLIMYLSRRKGRKVGAAVKILKEMIHAGYLLDNEVLCTHLSALCECGMLVEARSSLVSLCKQGFAIQAGYSILLRSLCRSDRKEEAVSLFDDVEKYGCSRNDYMYGSLIHALLRWDCFEDAVAKFAEMKNAGIRQSTHMYTSFIIYFFRKRDVAKAVDMFKEMAENGCEPTVITYSALIRGYMGMGMVSEAWDVFERMKLKGPSPDFETYSMFMTFLCKAGRSEDGLQLIHDMLDGGIIPSAVNFRTVVHGLNVEGKHNLANSVLQSKWHLQRDRKFSNSSFV from the coding sequence ATGGCGAGGAGGAACGCCGCCACCAGGCTGCTCGCCTCCTCTCCACCCCCCTTCCATTCCAGCCACCACCAACAccaccaccggcggcgacttccTCTCCATCTCCCCGCGTCCCGCTCAaagacctcctcctccaagccTCCTCGCCCGTCTCCTCGCACAGACTCCGCCGGTGCCGCCTGCAATCCCGCTGCACTCGCAGGGCCCCGCCCCTCTCTCTTCCAGGAAATCTCCGGTCTCGTCGCCTCTGCCGCCGGCACGGGCAATGACCCCCCATTTCAGCCTCGAGTGAATGAGCAGGTGTGGAGTGGCGACGAGGCACTCCTACAGCGCACGGAAGGTGCTTGTCGAAAAGCCCCAAAGGACGCGGCAGCGACTTCTGCCTCTTTCACTGGCAGAATTCCGGACCAAGGTGTTCCCGATGGCCATTCTGATAATCGGGGCGCACCTTGTGCTTATGCAAAAGGTGCTGCGCCGAGCTGGGGATCATCTTGCCAGCTGGTTGGAGATGGAAACGCCCAAGATTCTGATATTGACAATATCAGCGCCGACGTACAGAGGGTCACGGAAGTTTTACGGTCAGAGGTGCCTGGATCGCCTGTCGAGCAGAGGTTGGGGAACCTGGGAGTTACATATACGCCGAGGCTTGTCAACATGGTGCTCAATAGGTGTTTCAAGAAGAGGCACCTGGGGTGCAGGTTCTTCTACTGGGTTAAGCAACTTCCAGGGTTCCGCCACACCACGGAAACATACAACACGATGATGTACATTGCAGGTGAGGAGAGGAGTTTTGGGTTAATGGTGGAGCTGATGGACGAGATGGATCAGGAGATGTGCCCGAAGGACGTCAAGACATGGACAATTATCATAGCCAGTTATGGAAAGGCGAGGAAGACTAGCAACATGCTGTCTACATTTCATGCTATGAAGAAATCCGGTTCCGTGACCGTAGACACTCATGTCTACAGGAGGATTCTTCGTGCTTTGTGCAATGATGCACGGCATGAGCTTGCTCTTGAGTTCTACAAGGATATGCCCAAGAACATGGATGTCGGATCTGACATTTTGCGACTTCTGTTGTGTTTGCTTGCAGGAGCAAATAATGCTGAAGCTGTCTTTCTTATCAGAGATGATATGGTTAAGAGCACAAGGTATCCAGAGGAGTATTGCTATTTGGAAGTTCTGCGGAGTTTCTGCGTCTCAGGAAAAATAGTAGAGGCCCAGAAAGTCTTTCAGCAGATGACTAATAAGTCCATGGATAGTTCATCTGCTTTTGAAACCCTCTTGAGGGGTTTGTGTAAAAGCGGAAGGATGGATGAAGCTCTGCAGGTTATGGAGCATATGAAGAATAGATCATGTATTAGCAGCACTGCATTTGGTTTTCTCATTGATGGTTACCTGAGGAAAGGAGAACGTATGAAGGCACTTGAGTTGCTGCGGGGAATGAGAGAGTATGGCTGTGTTCCACTTGCCTCATCTTATACTCAACTCATGCAGCACCTCTTTACATTTGATCAATATGAAGCAGCATGTGAACTGTACGAGGAAATGCAGAAAAATGGTGTTCCACCAGATATTGTAACAATCACAGCATTGATAGCTGGGCATATTAGCAATGGACATATTTCTAAAGCATGGGATGTGCTCAGAAGAATCAAGGAGAACGGTCAGAGACCCACGATGAAAGCTTATACAGTGTTCATCCAAGAGCTCTGTAAGGCCTCCAGGCCCCTTGAGTCGTTAGAACTTCTGAAAGAAATGCTGGAATCTGATTTCAGGCCTTCTGAAGAAATTTTCTACCGGGTTGTTTGTGCTTTGCGTGACAATAACTATCTGGAGGAAGCTAGCAACGTTGAGAAGATCCACGCGTCTTTTGATCTTAGAAGGCCTAAAGAAGAGATTGGATGCAGACCATTGGAGAAAATTGACAAAATTGATGAGTTTCAGAAATTCTGTAAGTCTGATccagaaaggaagaaaatgatGTCCCAGTCCATTGGTCATCCTTCAGATAAAGACTCAGAGGTCTCAAGGTGCTCAGTTTATGTTGAGGCACATCACacagaacaaacaaaaggcTACTGCGATGAAGATGTCGAAGAAATGTGTCAGGTTCTGTCATCTTCTGACAACTGGAGCTTGATGCAACAGGCTCTAGAGATGAAACCACTGCAGTTTACTCCAAACCTTGTTAATGCCGTCATGAAGCGCTGCAAGAGAAAAGGTCATGCTGCTTTGAAGTTTTTCTCTTGGGTCAGCAGACTAACCTACTACATGCACACAACAGAAACATACAACACAGCTATGAAACTCGCAGGTTCTGCAAAAGATTTCAAGCACATGAGGCACCTTTACAGAGAAATGGCAGGGGCACAATGTTCCCCAACAGTGGATACATGGAATGTCATGATTTGCCAGTACGGTAATGCAGGTCTTAGTGAAATGGCTCTGGATACATTCTATCAGATGAAGCAACAAGGCTTTCAGCCCGACAAAACTACTTACAATCACCTGATAATGTATCTCAGTCGCAGAAAAGGCCGAAAAGTAGGCGCTGCTGTCAAGATACTTAAGGAAATGATTCATGCAGGTTATTTACTTGATAATGAGGTGCTTTGCACGCATCTTTCGGCGCTATGCGAGTGCGGGATGTTGGTTGAGGCAAGAAGCTCACTGGTATCCCTATGTAAACAAGGATTTGCTATACAGGCTGGCTACTCCATACTCCTTAGATCATTGTGCAGGTCTGATAGAAAAGAGGAAGCTGTTAGTTTGTTTGATGATGTTGAGAAATATGGCTGCTCCAGAAATGACTACATGTATGGAAGCCTCATTCACGCGTTACTGAGATGGGATTGCTTTGAAGATGCTGTAGCCAAGTTTGCAGAAATGAAGAATGCAGGCATACGTCAAAGCACCCATATGTACACCTCATTCATTATCTACTTCTTTCGGAAAAGAGATGTTGCCAAGGCAGTGGATATGTTCAAGGAGATGGCAGAGAACGGATGTGAGCCTACTGTCATCACTTACTCTGCATTGATACGCGGTTACATGGGAATGGGTATGGTTTCAGAGGCCTGGGATGTCTTTGAACGCATGAAGCTGAAAGGACCATCACCAGACTTTGAGACCTACTCGATGTTCATGACGTTCCTCTGCAAAGCTGGTAGATCAGAGGATGGGTTGCAGCTGATTCATGACATGCTGGATGGTGGCATCATCCCCAGCGCGGTAAACTTCAGGACTGTTGTCCATGGTCTGAATGTGGAGGGCAAGCACAACCTAGCTAACTCTGTTCTCCAGTCAAAGTGGCATCTACAGAGGGATAGGAAGTTCTCAAATTCTTCATTTGTTTAA
- the LOC104584403 gene encoding uncharacterized protein LOC104584403 isoform X2 encodes MDRAVEEAHTAVCEICGSSKNQEVMVNCTQCNAYRHCYCLEVVAFEIKGKWCCYECQKNANGDPEPIQGEKTEFQRPLHGCDLRKESKTPILDNNCRNKTPQRYENSKVKYIPCEEAALLSKERWTAHNRPKFVVRHTTLVHPASPNMKCMSPSRQVLPALRNVKPSSSMKSILPSMKQSRSMVCVSPSRSETEVFASQRCTVASQNTIKVDVNMQQRIQSGIPISKVLPHSTKGEVKENVHQLQDAPREVKVASADKGASNSWADDQHSGESAFSSSDADIGCESGSKSLHHHIDMPVIINSSVEYARRPPPQPICWTGCFLASAGENIDLGEFEAYLPSRVSSKVRNITKKMPNNLQLEIQPRMNYWPKAFEKTRPVYNDIALLFFPTKLDCNGKKRPRPLEIQCGFAMKTYVDDMMLLIYNSEVLPPDSQWIDGESYLWGVFLKPRLKSSSARFGSVL; translated from the exons ATGGACCGCGCAGTG GAAGAGGCACACACTGCAGTGTGTGAGATATGTGGCAGTAGCAAGAATCAAGAGGTCATGGTAAACTGCACTCAGTGTAATGCCTATCGTCACTG TTATTGCTTGGAGGTGGTGGCATTTGAAATAAAAGGTAAATGGTGTTGCTATGAATGCCAAAAGAATGCTAATGGGGATCCAGAACCTATTCAAG GTGAAAAAACTGAGTTTCAAAGGCCATTACATGGTTGTGATCTTAGAAAGGAAAGTAAAACTCCAATACTGGATAACAATTGCAGGAATAAAACTCCGCAGCGTTATGAAAATTCTAAAGTGAAATACATTCCCTGCGAAGAGGCAGCGTTGTTGAGTAAAGAGAGGTGGACAGCTCATAACAGGCCAAAGTTTGTTGTGCGGCATACTACCTTGGTCCATCCTGCATCTCCAAATATGAAGTGCATGTCTCCCAGTAGACAGGTTCTTCCTGCTCTTAGAAATGTGAAACCATCCTCCAGTATGAAGTCCATTCTTCCCAGTATGAAACAGTCGCGCAGTATGGTATGTGTATCTCCCAGTAGGAGTGAGACTGAAGTGTTTGCCTCACAAAGATGCACTGTTGCAAGTCAAAACACGATAAAAGTTGATGTAAACATGCAACAAAGAATACAATCAG GTATACCAATTTCTAAGGTTCTTCCACATAGTACAAAAGGAGAAGTTAAAGAAAATGTTCATCAGCTTCAAGATGCGCCTAGGGAAGTGAAGGTAGCCAGTGCAGATAAAGGAGCAAGTAACTCTTGGGCAGACGATCAACATAGTGGGGAAAGTGCTTTCAGTTCTTCAG ATGCTGATATCGGATGTGAATCTGGATCAAAAAGCCTGCACCACCATATAGACATGCCAGTGATCATCAACTCAAGTGTGGAGTATGCAAGACGCCCTCCACCACAACCAATCTGTTGGAC GGGATGCTTTCTTGCCTCTGCTGGAGAAAATATTGATCTGGGAGAATTTGAAGCATACCTCCCATCTAGAGTATCATCTAAAGTTCGTAATATCACCAAGAAGATGCCTAACAATCTGCAATTGGAGATACAGCCTCGAATGAATTACTGGCCAAAGGCTTTTGAGAAAACACGCCCAGTTTATAATGACATCGCGTTGTTATTTTTCCCTACTAAACTTGACTG CAATGGAAAAAAGCGTCCTCGTCCCTTGGAGATCCAGTGCGGTTTTGCCATGAAGACTTATGTCGACGACATGATGTTGTTGATATATAACTCAGAAGTGCTTCCACCTGATTCTCAGT GGATTGACGGAGAGAGCTACTTATGGGGTGTTTTTCTGAAGCCAAGGCTTAAGAGCAGTTCTGCGCGGTTTGGTTCAGTTTTGTGA